Proteins encoded in a region of the Rhodospirillaceae bacterium genome:
- a CDS encoding hydroxyquinol 1,2-dioxygenase, translating to MTDYKTVFGGLNDFTPGGVDAIDDNPKNYVFSNVFDVAARSAPYERVAVGKNLEYVMEAVRAEGQSPWYACAHDEFALCMDGEVEIHLVKPDDADSLLDPDSEGAVVLDEAPDGRKMGRIVLRRGHQALLPGGSAYRFEAGAPAVILTQTIQGPATVERWAEICHSESLSAS from the coding sequence GTGACGGACTACAAGACCGTATTCGGCGGCTTGAACGACTTTACGCCGGGCGGCGTCGACGCCATCGACGACAACCCGAAAAACTATGTGTTCTCCAACGTGTTCGACGTTGCGGCCCGGAGTGCGCCCTACGAACGCGTCGCCGTCGGCAAGAACCTCGAATATGTCATGGAGGCGGTGCGCGCCGAGGGGCAGTCTCCCTGGTATGCCTGCGCCCACGACGAATTCGCCCTGTGCATGGACGGCGAAGTGGAGATCCATCTGGTCAAGCCGGACGATGCCGACAGCCTGCTCGATCCGGACAGCGAGGGGGCCGTCGTTCTCGACGAGGCACCCGACGGCAGGAAGATGGGACGCATCGTGTTGCGCCGCGGCCACCAGGCCCTGCTGCCCGGCGGCTCCGCCTACCGCTTCGAGGCCGGCGCTCCCGCCGTGATCCTGACCCAGACGATCCAGGGCCCGGCCACGGTCGAGCGCTGGGCCGAAATCTGCCATTCCGAGAGCCTTTCGGCCAGCTGA
- a CDS encoding hydroxyquinol 1,2-dioxygenase has translation MTEALQTHYKINPASNETGYKSYEAGSFTFKRDEYFVAIAWPKGAHTMAADGFMRAMMRTVAWGFFYGTLSYDPVFGTTNHYGIVDMFAGTYHPVFKENGRDHLEKFKAEDLLELFRDLVDDWTNEGYDPFAAPGEDDAGQPWGRKNGNNADAVTRIRVTANRMVGLPGDAVIRTDENGYPQNRMFADVSSDQPLVEIEPGFEDEVAAFNLYDYLSRSDVTWNPSVCSVVKESLFCPTSEEFILPVEHGNDRCEWFVQLSDEITWEVKDKETGKPRSRIVMRAGDVACMPADIRHQGYSPKRSMLLVWENASPRIPDMIQSGEAPVVAVQF, from the coding sequence ATGACCGAAGCCCTGCAAACCCACTACAAGATCAATCCAGCCTCCAACGAGACCGGCTACAAGTCCTACGAGGCCGGCTCCTTCACCTTCAAACGCGACGAATACTTCGTCGCCATCGCCTGGCCCAAGGGCGCCCACACCATGGCCGCCGACGGCTTCATGCGCGCCATGATGCGCACCGTCGCCTGGGGCTTCTTCTACGGCACGCTGAGCTACGATCCGGTGTTCGGCACGACGAACCACTACGGCATCGTCGACATGTTCGCCGGCACCTATCATCCGGTGTTCAAGGAAAACGGCCGCGACCATCTCGAGAAGTTCAAGGCCGAGGACCTGCTGGAGCTGTTCCGCGACCTGGTCGACGACTGGACCAACGAAGGCTACGACCCGTTCGCCGCGCCGGGAGAGGACGACGCCGGCCAGCCCTGGGGCCGCAAGAACGGCAACAACGCAGACGCCGTCACCCGGATTCGCGTGACGGCAAACCGGATGGTGGGCCTGCCGGGCGATGCCGTAATCCGCACCGACGAGAACGGCTATCCGCAGAACCGCATGTTCGCTGACGTTTCGTCGGATCAGCCGCTGGTCGAAATCGAGCCCGGCTTCGAGGACGAAGTCGCCGCGTTCAATCTCTACGATTATCTGTCCCGCTCCGACGTGACCTGGAACCCCTCGGTCTGCTCGGTGGTCAAGGAGAGCCTGTTCTGCCCGACGTCGGAGGAGTTCATCCTGCCGGTCGAGCACGGCAACGACCGCTGCGAATGGTTCGTGCAGCTGTCCGACGAGATCACCTGGGAGGTCAAGGACAAGGAGACCGGCAAGCCGCGCAGCCGCATCGTCATGCGGGCGGGCGACGTCGCCTGCATGCCGGCCGATATCCGGCACCAGGGCTACAGCCCGAAGCGGTCGATGCTGCTGGTCTGGGAAAACGCCAGCCCGCGCATCCCGGACATGATCCAGAGCGGCGAGGCGCCGGTCGTCGCGGTGCAGTTCTAG
- a CDS encoding aldehyde dehydrogenase family protein: MDGISASNDPTAWKPASLRNKLFIGGRWVDGIEGGTIDVINPHDGSVITAIAEATAADVDRAVEAAQKAFPAWSSMAAMDRGRLLLKLADRIEEEQVELGRLEALNTGHPFRDTQILDVPRTAVTYRYFGGMADKFEGSVIPVEAGFLNYLEREAVGVVGQIVPWNFPLMFTSWKMAPALAAGNCIVIKPSEITPLSTLRIAEMMQEVGIPDGVVNVVPGYGRTAGARIAEHPEIAKVAFTGSTATGRTVVKASAGNLKKLQLELGGKGANIVFEDAFIPAAVGGSAFAIWHNQGQACIAGSRLMLHESIADDFMEKFLVLTESIRLGNPLDPATEMGPLTSRMHQQRVLDYCAVAREEGGEIVTGGAAPDDPALAAGCYVRPTVVRAKPSDRVCQEEVFGPFVSVMTFKDDAEALEIANGTEYGLGSGLWTADLKRAHKFAGALHAGMVWINSYKRVNPGSPFGGVGQSGYGREMGFEAMREYTHPKSVWVNVDAQIPPYYPR, encoded by the coding sequence ATGGACGGCATTAGTGCTTCGAACGATCCGACGGCCTGGAAGCCGGCGTCGCTGCGGAACAAACTGTTCATCGGCGGCCGGTGGGTCGACGGGATCGAGGGCGGCACGATCGACGTGATCAACCCGCACGACGGCTCGGTCATCACCGCGATCGCCGAAGCGACGGCAGCGGATGTCGACCGGGCGGTCGAGGCTGCGCAAAAAGCCTTCCCGGCCTGGTCGTCGATGGCGGCCATGGACCGGGGCCGGCTGCTGCTCAAGCTGGCCGACCGGATCGAGGAAGAGCAGGTCGAACTCGGCCGCCTCGAAGCCCTCAACACCGGCCATCCGTTCCGCGACACGCAGATCCTCGACGTGCCGCGCACCGCCGTCACCTACCGCTATTTCGGCGGCATGGCGGACAAGTTCGAAGGCTCGGTCATCCCGGTCGAGGCCGGATTTCTCAACTACCTGGAGCGGGAGGCGGTCGGTGTCGTCGGCCAGATCGTGCCGTGGAACTTCCCGCTCATGTTCACGAGCTGGAAGATGGCGCCGGCGCTCGCCGCCGGGAACTGCATCGTCATCAAGCCGTCGGAGATCACGCCGCTCTCGACCCTGCGCATCGCCGAGATGATGCAGGAGGTCGGGATTCCTGACGGCGTGGTGAATGTGGTGCCCGGCTACGGCCGGACAGCCGGCGCGCGCATCGCCGAACATCCGGAGATCGCCAAGGTCGCCTTCACCGGCTCGACCGCGACCGGCCGGACCGTCGTTAAGGCCTCGGCCGGCAACCTCAAGAAGCTGCAGCTTGAACTGGGCGGCAAGGGCGCCAACATCGTATTCGAGGACGCCTTTATCCCGGCCGCGGTCGGCGGCAGCGCCTTCGCGATCTGGCACAACCAGGGCCAGGCCTGTATCGCCGGCTCGCGCCTGATGCTGCACGAGAGCATCGCCGACGACTTCATGGAGAAATTCCTCGTCCTCACCGAATCGATCCGGCTGGGCAACCCGCTGGACCCGGCCACCGAGATGGGGCCGCTGACCTCCAGGATGCACCAGCAGCGCGTGCTGGACTATTGCGCCGTCGCCCGGGAGGAGGGCGGCGAGATCGTGACCGGCGGCGCGGCCCCGGACGATCCGGCGCTCGCCGCCGGCTGCTACGTCCGGCCGACCGTCGTCCGCGCGAAGCCGTCGGACCGGGTGTGCCAGGAGGAGGTCTTCGGCCCGTTCGTCTCCGTCATGACGTTCAAGGACGATGCCGAGGCGCTGGAGATCGCCAACGGCACCGAATACGGGCTCGGCAGCGGCCTGTGGACCGCCGACCTCAAGCGGGCGCACAAATTCGCCGGCGCGCTCCACGCCGGCATGGTCTGGATCAACAGCTACAAGCGGGTCAATCCCGGCTCGCCCTTCGGCGGCGTCGGCCAGTCCGGCTACGGCCGCGAAATGGGCTTCGAGGCGATGCGCGAATACACCCATCCCAAATCGGTCTGGGTCAATGTCGACGCGCAGATCCCGCCCTATTATCCGCGCTGA
- a CDS encoding maleylacetate reductase yields the protein MIDPFTYTGLPARVVFGPGRRRELPAEVERLGAERALVISTPEQRGDAEMAAGLLNGRAAGIHDKAVMHTPMETVHEARRVADELDADCYVTVGGGTAIGLGKGIAIESEKPVLAVPTTYAGSEITTIQGFTEDGVKTTKLDPRMLPRTVIYDPELTVSLPPSYSGPSGMNAIAHAVEALYGEHANPVTSLIAEEGIRALGIGLPKVCAEPGDLDGRTHALYGSWLCGIALGAGGMALHHKLCHVVGGSFGLAHAPTHTVILPHAMAYNAPAAKAAMARVCRALGAANAPRAVYDLIGAIGAPVALKDIGMPEDGLDRAADLAVRNPYYNPRAITRDGIRNLLDDAFHGRRPAA from the coding sequence GTGATCGATCCCTTCACCTATACCGGCCTGCCCGCCCGGGTCGTTTTCGGGCCGGGCCGGCGCCGGGAACTGCCGGCCGAGGTGGAGCGGCTGGGCGCCGAGCGGGCGCTCGTGATCTCGACACCCGAACAGCGCGGCGACGCCGAAATGGCCGCCGGGCTGCTGAACGGCCGCGCCGCCGGCATTCACGACAAGGCGGTCATGCACACGCCGATGGAAACGGTACACGAGGCGCGCCGCGTCGCCGACGAACTCGACGCCGACTGCTATGTCACGGTCGGCGGCGGCACCGCCATCGGCCTCGGCAAGGGCATTGCGATTGAGTCCGAGAAGCCGGTGCTCGCCGTGCCGACGACCTATGCCGGCTCGGAAATAACGACCATCCAGGGCTTCACCGAAGACGGCGTCAAGACGACGAAGCTCGACCCGCGGATGCTGCCTCGGACGGTGATCTACGATCCCGAACTGACGGTCTCGCTGCCGCCGTCCTACAGCGGGCCGAGCGGCATGAACGCCATCGCCCACGCCGTCGAGGCGCTCTATGGCGAACACGCCAACCCGGTCACCTCCCTGATCGCCGAAGAGGGCATCAGGGCGCTCGGCATCGGCCTGCCGAAGGTGTGCGCCGAACCCGGCGACCTGGACGGCCGCACCCATGCCCTCTACGGCTCGTGGCTATGCGGCATTGCGCTGGGGGCGGGCGGCATGGCCCTGCATCACAAGCTGTGCCATGTCGTAGGCGGCAGCTTCGGCCTGGCCCACGCGCCGACCCACACCGTCATCCTGCCCCACGCCATGGCCTATAACGCGCCGGCCGCCAAAGCCGCCATGGCGCGGGTCTGCCGGGCGCTAGGCGCGGCGAATGCGCCCCGGGCCGTCTACGACCTGATCGGCGCGATCGGCGCGCCCGTGGCGCTGAAGGACATCGGCATGCCCGAGGACGGCCTCGACCGCGCCGCCGACCTGGCGGTGCGCAATCCGTATTACAATCCGCGCGCGATCACCCGCGACGGTATCCGCAATCTGCTGGACGACGCCTTTCACGGGCGCCGGCCGGCAGCCTAA